In Zonotrichia leucophrys gambelii isolate GWCS_2022_RI chromosome 14, RI_Zleu_2.0, whole genome shotgun sequence, a single window of DNA contains:
- the SOCS1 gene encoding suppressor of cytokine signaling 1 — MVAHSKVSADNALGADPRRLLDPPARDRSQARGFPGPGRPGAVQAQGNTHFRTFRSQADFSSITRASSLLDACGFYWGPLSVSAAHEKLKSEPEGTFLIRDSTQKNCFFAISVKTATGPTSIRINFQTGRFSLDGSKETFDCLFKLLEHYLSSPRKVLVTPLRKVRVQPLQELCRKSIVKTFGRENLNQIPLNPVLKDYLKSFPFQI, encoded by the coding sequence ATGGTAGCGCACAGCAAGGTGTCAGCAGATAATGCACTTGGAGCAGACCCAAGACGGCTTCTTGACCCTCCGGCACGGGATCGCTCCCAGGCACGAGGCTTCCCGGGCCCCGGCCGGCCCGGCgctgtgcaggcacagggcaACACGCACTTCAGAACCTTTCGCTCGCAGGCggatttcagcagcatcactcGAGCCAGCAGCCTGCTGGATGCCTGTGGCTTCTACTGGGGGCCTCTGAGTGTCAGTGCTGCCCACGAGAAGCTGAAGTCTGAGCCCGAGGGCACCTTCCTcatcagggacagcacacaAAAGAATTGCTTCTTTGCCATCAGTGTTAAGACTGCAACTGGGCCCACCAGTATCCGGATTAACTTTCAGACTGGGCGTTTCAGCCTGGATGGCAGCAAAGAGACTTTTGACTGTCTTTTTAAGCTGCTGGAACATTACCTAAGCTCCCCGAGGAAGGTACTGGTTACCCCCCTTCGCAAGGTCCGGGTGCAGCcgctgcaggagctctgccgGAAAAGCATCGTGAAGACTTTTGGAAGAGAGAACTTAAATCAGATCCCACTCAATCCTGTTTTAAAGGACTACCTGAAATCCTTCCCATTTCAGATATAA